ATTCGACGCCGATTCGCCGTGTCTGCATCCCGGTGATGCGGTGCAAACGAGAGGGCTACGTGTATGAATGACGAAGAACACACCATGAGCGAACGAACGCCCTCGGCGTTCAATGACGTAACCGAGACCGATGTTCGGCAGGCCTTCGAGAGTGAGGACTACGTTGCCGGCGATAATATCGTTACCACAGTTGAGTTGGTGCTTCGTCTCGGTAAACCCCTGCTCGTGGAAGGCGAACCCGGAGCCGGCAAGACCGAACTCGCCAAAGTCCTCGCGGGTGGGCTCGACGCCGAACTGGTTCGCCTCCAGTGTTACGAGGGACTCACCACAGAAAGTGCGCTGTACGAGTGGAACTACACGAAGCAACTGCTCTCGATGCAGACAGCGGAGGGGACCGCCGACGCGGACGAGTCGATGTTTAGCGAGGAGTACCTCTTAGAGCGGCCTCTGCTGCGCTCGTTGCGGGGCGACAGCCCACGGGTACTCCTCATCGACGAGGTGGATAGGGCTGACGAGGAGTTCGAGGCGCTGTTGCTCGAAATTCTCTCGGATTTTCAGGTGAGCGTGCCCGAACTCGGCACGGTGAGCGCGACAACACCGCCAGTCGTCGTCATCACCTCGAACCGCACGAGAGGACTGAGTGACGCGCTGAAGCGCCGGTGTCTGTTTTTGCACGTCGCGCCACCGTCGTTCGAGAAAGAGCGGGCGATTCTCGAACGCAAAGTCCCCGAACTCGATGGAGCAGTCGCCGCTGAATTGTGTGCGATAGCCGGACGGCTCCGCGAAGAACCACTGCTCAAACCACCGGGAGCAGCAGAAACCATCGACTGGGCGCGGGCGGTCGCCGCCCTCCGTCACGAAAGCGAGAACGGAACCCTGAGCCACGAGGAAATCCAGAACACGTTGGGTTGTCTGCTGAAGGAAATCAAAGACGTAGAGCGCGTCGATGACGACCTGCTCGCAACACTCTGCGACGCCGCAGAAACCGCCCGCGCGGAGGCAGACTGATGGTTAGCAAAGCAAACATCGAAGAATCCGTTCCGGATTTCGTCGCCGCACGCGACCACGTGCACGACGAACTGTGGAACATCCGATTCGTGCGCACACTCCGATGGGCCGGCGTAAACGTTCCTGCAAACGCCGGCACGAACACGAGCGCGCACGCGTCGCGCTCCGGGCATGTCTCATCACCGAACAGCCCGACAAATCGTCGTTCGACGACCTGTTCGCCGAGTTCTGGTGACGACTCACTGCCGGTCTCGATGCGAGCGGACCCGCAAAGCTACCCGAGGACGGGCCGGGCGGTGGACTCGCACCGCTCGGAGCCGAGGCGGCCTACGAGCCGACTGCCCGTGGGATGGCTGCCGCACTGTCGTATCTCGATGGGTAATTCACATTCGGCGGTTCATCGGACTTTAGCGAAATCGCCCGTCAACTCCGCCGACAGGGACTCAACGGCCCGTATCGGCTACAAACACAACGCTCGACGGGAGAAAGCCTGATTGAGTACTGACCCCAAATCACATCCAACGAAACGATGACAAACACGAGCTGGAAAATGACCGAAACCGAGGTACTGTCCGCCATCGGCGAGACACTCGACCGAGACGTCGACGCCGTGCTGGCGACGATCATTGATGTCGAAGGGAGCGCCTACCGTCGTCCCGGCGCGAAAATGCTCATCGAGGGCGACGACAGTGCTGGCAGCCTCACTGCCGGCTGTCTCGAAGACGAGGTCAGGGGACTCGCTGGCGACGTCCTTGACGCTGGCCAGCCCCGTATCGAAACCTACGACCTCACCGGCGATGATGACATCTGGGGTCTCGGCATGGGCTGTAACGGGATTATTACCGTCCTCCTCGAACCGCTCGATGAGAGCTATCGGCCGGTTGTAGAGCGCGTGACGAACGGCGGCGACTGCGGTGTCGTGACCGTCACTGATGGCGACCGCCCGCTCGGAGAGCGTGGTTTTTACGACCCGGAGACGGAATTTTCAGACAACCTGCCCGGCTGGCTGTGTGAAGAACTTCGGGAGCCGACGGCGACCCTCCTCGAACGGGGGAAGACGGACACAGTGGGCGTCGAAACCGACGACGGGACCGTTGAGGTGTTCGTCGAGGGCATCGAAGCACCGTCGAATCTCGTCGTGGTCGGATCGGGACCCGATGTCAATCCGGTGGTGGAACTCGCAAAACAGGTCGATTTTCAGGTCACAGTCGTCACCTTCCGCGGTGCACTTTCAAGCGGTGAGAACTTCCCCGCGGCCGACGCCGTTCGCGCGACCTCGCCGACGGACATCGGGGACAACATCGAGTTCGATGACGACACCTATGTGATCGTGATGACCCACAACTTTATCGATGACCGCCTCGCGGTCGAAGATCTCATCGACACACCCGTTCAGTATATCGGTCTGATGGGTCCACAGGAGCGCTTCGAGGAGATGCTTGAGGACTTCGCCGATGAAAGTGTCGAGATTACCGAAGACGATACGAGTCGCATCTATACGCCCATCGGTCTCGACCTCGGTGGCGATTCACCTCACCAGATAGCCTATAGTATCGTTGCCGAGGCGCTTGCCATTGCAAACAATCGGAGCCCACAGCATCTCACAGATCGTGAAGGACCTATCCACGACCGAATCGAAGTGCCTCTGGCCGAGTGAGGGATAGCAAACAGAACCGCTCTTGTGTAGCGTAGCGGAACCGAGTCACGGAGATTACGGCATCCTGCCGACAGCAGTCGTACATGACCAATGAACGCGCTGCTCTCGGCGGAATGCTTGAGCAACTCGTTGACCTTGGAGCAATAGAGTTTCGGCCGGAGCCGCTCGACGCCATCGTCGAGCGGCGACTCAAAGCCATCTGGACCACCCGTACCTGCCCGAACTGTGACGCCGANCTCGATGGTTCGGCCCGTATCTGGTGTGGCCGCTGTGACTGGAAAACCACCTACACCCGCGGCACACCCTTCTATGACTCGGAACTCGCTCCCGGCGAGTTCCTCGTCGCCTTCGTCCTTTACGTTGATTCCCTCCTCAGCATCAACCAAATCGCACCGCTGCTTGACCGCGCCTACAAAACCGTCTTCGAGGCAATTAGCGACGTGGAAACCGCGTTCGCTCGCGGTTTCCCGACTGTTTGGGAACGCATCGAGCACACGATTGCTGGGCCGACACAGGTGGACGAAACTCAGCGGGTGTGCTCGGGGTTCAAAGGCCAGAACCCACCGCGGGACGGACTGTCCCGCGGCGGGTCCCCTGGACCCGGACGGGCGCGATGGACAGGAGAGCAGGGCGATGAGATGACGCTCGTCGCGGCCTGCCGCGACGTTCTCCAGGTGATCTCAGCCGAAGAGGGGTCGAAATACGACGAGAACCTCGGGCCAGTGATTGAGGAAGCAGGCGATCTCTCCCAGCCGCTGGGAGAGATCTGGACCGACGAGCTTCCCGCGTATCAGCAAATGGAACACGAGCATCGAACCGTTGTCCATG
The genomic region above belongs to Halococcus salifodinae DSM 8989 and contains:
- a CDS encoding AAA family ATPase; protein product: MSERTPSAFNDVTETDVRQAFESEDYVAGDNIVTTVELVLRLGKPLLVEGEPGAGKTELAKVLAGGLDAELVRLQCYEGLTTESALYEWNYTKQLLSMQTAEGTADADESMFSEEYLLERPLLRSLRGDSPRVLLIDEVDRADEEFEALLLEILSDFQVSVPELGTVSATTPPVVVITSNRTRGLSDALKRRCLFLHVAPPSFEKERAILERKVPELDGAVAAELCAIAGRLREEPLLKPPGAAETIDWARAVAALRHESENGTLSHEEIQNTLGCLLKEIKDVERVDDDLLATLCDAAETARAEAD
- a CDS encoding XdhC family protein, whose translation is MTNTSWKMTETEVLSAIGETLDRDVDAVLATIIDVEGSAYRRPGAKMLIEGDDSAGSLTAGCLEDEVRGLAGDVLDAGQPRIETYDLTGDDDIWGLGMGCNGIITVLLEPLDESYRPVVERVTNGGDCGVVTVTDGDRPLGERGFYDPETEFSDNLPGWLCEELREPTATLLERGKTDTVGVETDDGTVEVFVEGIEAPSNLVVVGSGPDVNPVVELAKQVDFQVTVVTFRGALSSGENFPAADAVRATSPTDIGDNIEFDDDTYVIVMTHNFIDDRLAVEDLIDTPVQYIGLMGPQERFEEMLEDFADESVEITEDDTSRIYTPIGLDLGGDSPHQIAYSIVAEALAIANNRSPQHLTDREGPIHDRIEVPLAE
- a CDS encoding IS1595-like element ISHsa2 family transposase, whose protein sequence is MTNERAALGGMLEQLVDLGAIEFRPEPLDAIVERRLKAIWTTRTCPNCDAXLDGSARIWCGRCDWKTTYTRGTPFYDSELAPGEFLVAFVLYVDSLLSINQIAPLLDRAYKTVFEAISDVETAFARGFPTVWERIEHTIAGPTQVDETQRVCSGFKGQNPPRDGLSRGGSPGPGRARWTGEQGDEMTLVAACRDVLQVISAEEGSKYDENLGPVIEEAGDLSQPLGEIWTDELPAYQQMEHEHRTVVHDDEYVSEEGIHTNQVECLWSLVQPWLAKFRGLSKQGLEQAARTFGLLRSLNLVQAPIHSLVDCVAVNVFR